In Thalassospira marina, the following are encoded in one genomic region:
- a CDS encoding sugar ABC transporter ATP-binding protein, with protein MSAHASLNVSGTAPVLSLRNISKTFGGVKALDNVNFEVLPGEVHCLAGENGSGKSTLIKVITGVHRPETGAEITYNGHTYTHMSPVTAQAEGIQVIWQDLALFPEMTVAENIAFQTVLGRRPRLVSYQKMRDIAIKALSRLGITMDIDKPLRDFPIAQRQIVAIARALHGDAKLVFMDEPTASLTQSETDYLLDIVRMLSASGVAVVFVSHRLAEVLEISDRLTVLRDGKLEGVYPTTDMTQSRITELMTGKTFDNTVRAVQKPNAETVIELQGLSRNGEFNDVTFTVKKGETVGITGLLGAGRTELAQTLFGMRKPASGDIILDGQKVNFANNRQAIDAGIAYLSEDRLSLGLLQPQCIADNLVIASLDSIRNGLFLSERRKRDVVAKWCRDLGVKIGLPEDAISTLSGGNQQKVAIAKWLATKPKLLILDAPTVGVDVGARKGIFDIVARLAQSGLAIILISDEVPEVYFNADRVLHMVNGRVEGCFYPNECSLQEIEAAVYA; from the coding sequence ATGTCGGCACATGCCAGCTTGAATGTGTCTGGCACGGCACCGGTATTGTCATTGCGAAATATCAGCAAAACATTCGGTGGCGTAAAGGCACTCGACAACGTCAATTTTGAAGTCCTACCAGGTGAAGTGCACTGCCTCGCCGGTGAAAATGGATCAGGTAAAAGCACCCTGATCAAAGTCATCACCGGTGTTCACCGGCCCGAGACAGGGGCAGAAATCACCTATAATGGGCACACATATACGCATATGTCGCCTGTAACGGCGCAGGCCGAGGGCATACAGGTTATTTGGCAGGATTTAGCACTGTTTCCGGAAATGACCGTTGCCGAAAACATCGCCTTCCAAACGGTATTGGGTCGACGACCGCGTCTTGTCAGCTATCAAAAAATGCGCGACATCGCGATCAAGGCCCTCTCGCGCCTTGGCATTACAATGGATATAGACAAGCCACTTCGCGATTTTCCGATTGCCCAACGCCAGATCGTTGCAATCGCCCGCGCTCTGCACGGGGACGCAAAACTTGTATTCATGGACGAACCAACAGCGTCACTAACCCAATCCGAGACGGACTATCTTCTTGATATTGTCCGCATGCTATCTGCTTCAGGCGTTGCCGTTGTGTTTGTCAGCCATCGTTTGGCCGAAGTATTGGAAATATCAGACCGCCTTACTGTTCTGCGCGACGGCAAACTGGAAGGTGTGTATCCGACAACGGATATGACTCAATCGCGCATCACAGAACTGATGACAGGCAAGACATTTGACAACACGGTACGTGCTGTCCAGAAGCCAAATGCAGAAACCGTGATCGAGCTTCAAGGATTAAGCCGAAACGGAGAATTCAATGACGTTACCTTTACTGTCAAAAAAGGTGAAACCGTTGGCATAACCGGATTATTAGGTGCCGGGCGGACTGAACTGGCGCAAACCCTGTTTGGAATGCGCAAACCTGCAAGTGGCGATATCATTCTTGACGGGCAAAAAGTAAATTTCGCCAATAATCGCCAGGCCATTGATGCTGGTATCGCCTACCTCTCGGAAGACCGCTTGTCGCTTGGACTACTACAACCACAGTGCATTGCCGATAACCTCGTTATCGCGTCTCTTGACAGTATCCGGAATGGTTTGTTTCTGTCGGAACGGAGAAAACGCGATGTCGTTGCAAAATGGTGCCGCGATCTTGGGGTAAAAATCGGCCTTCCGGAAGATGCGATCTCAACACTTTCAGGCGGTAACCAGCAAAAAGTCGCGATTGCCAAATGGCTCGCCACCAAGCCAAAGCTTCTGATTCTTGATGCCCCAACTGTCGGCGTTGATGTGGGCGCACGCAAAGGTATTTTTGACATTGTCGCCAGACTAGCGCAAAGCGGTCTTGCGATCATCCTGATTTCAGACGAAGTACCCGAAGTTTATTTCAATGCGGATCGTGTGCTTCACATGGTCAATGGCCGGGTTGAGGGTTGCTTTTATCCAAACGAGTGCTCCCTTCAGGAAATCGAGGCGGCCGTCTATGCGTAA
- a CDS encoding autoinducer 2 ABC transporter substrate-binding protein translates to MKKFLCAAFAATLTVAASASSFAADTGKVGIVVKIGGIPWFNAMNAGIDEQSAKLGVDAKMIGPTSADPALQVRAIEDLIAQGVKVIGVVPNDASVLEPVLKKAQDNNIIVLTHESPNQKGATWDFELASTQGFGEAHAKLLAEKMGGKGEYAVFVGSLTVPLHNAWADAAIKYIQENYPDMKLVGDRYGVAEDVDKSRSTALDLMSAHPELRGFIGFGSQGPIGAGRAIQERRMAGKVFVVGPSSPGQSRRLIKDGVLTGGFMWNPKQAGEVFVTLADKLMKGEEIKDGETIEGLGVVHPDYQNHNIIVDQLVEINKDTVDKLAAMGL, encoded by the coding sequence ATGAAAAAGTTTCTTTGCGCTGCTTTTGCGGCGACCCTTACTGTTGCCGCCTCGGCATCTTCATTCGCGGCCGATACCGGCAAAGTCGGTATCGTGGTTAAAATCGGCGGCATCCCCTGGTTTAATGCCATGAATGCCGGTATCGATGAACAGTCTGCCAAGCTTGGCGTTGATGCCAAAATGATCGGCCCAACCAGTGCGGACCCTGCCCTCCAGGTCCGCGCCATCGAAGATCTGATTGCGCAGGGCGTCAAGGTCATCGGTGTTGTACCAAACGATGCCAGCGTACTTGAACCTGTCCTGAAAAAAGCACAAGACAATAATATCATTGTCTTAACCCATGAATCCCCGAATCAAAAGGGTGCAACGTGGGATTTTGAACTTGCCTCTACCCAGGGCTTTGGCGAAGCCCATGCCAAACTTCTTGCTGAAAAAATGGGGGGTAAAGGCGAATATGCAGTTTTTGTCGGGTCACTTACCGTCCCGCTGCATAACGCATGGGCTGATGCTGCCATCAAATACATCCAGGAAAACTATCCGGATATGAAACTGGTTGGCGACCGTTATGGCGTTGCCGAAGACGTTGATAAAAGCCGAAGCACTGCACTTGACTTGATGTCGGCACATCCCGAACTGCGCGGCTTTATCGGATTTGGCAGCCAGGGCCCCATCGGCGCTGGACGCGCAATCCAGGAACGTCGCATGGCCGGAAAGGTCTTTGTTGTCGGGCCAAGCTCGCCGGGTCAAAGCCGTCGCCTTATCAAGGACGGCGTGTTGACCGGTGGCTTTATGTGGAATCCGAAACAGGCTGGTGAAGTTTTCGTCACGCTTGCCGACAAGCTGATGAAGGGCGAAGAAATCAAAGACGGCGAGACCATCGAGGGCCTCGGCGTCGTGCATCCGGATTACCAAAACCACAATATCATTGTTGATCAGCTTGTCGAAATCAACAAGGACACCGTGGATAAACTCGCCGCCATGGGCCTGTAA
- a CDS encoding LacI family DNA-binding transcriptional regulator, with product MRTPSKKKATIYDLSVISGSSASTVSAVLNGTWRRRRIKESTAERILELAREQNYTANMQARGLRSSKSGLVALLLPVHDNRYFSSMAQTFDSYVRNRGQCPIVVSTCRDPYEELRTVETLISYSVDTLLIAGATDPDGIHGLCESAGLKHINIDLPGRSGPSVITDNYAGAVDLTRSIIDGFSESNPLQASELYMFGGRDDHNSRERERGFKDVKTDCFGAHVDECIIPTGYSPTNAQKAFEEFYHQHGKLPRGLFVNSTINYEGLLRFMAQYPAETFADLVVGCFDYDPFGSFLPFRVTMIRQDVEQMIDRAFQLIDSGQMTPHTYLIPPQFVAPRNALTGPLDSIRDMP from the coding sequence ATGAGAACACCGAGCAAAAAAAAGGCGACGATTTATGATCTATCGGTCATTTCTGGCAGTTCCGCATCGACGGTCAGCGCTGTTTTAAATGGTACGTGGCGCCGCCGGCGAATCAAGGAAAGCACGGCAGAGCGCATTCTTGAACTGGCGCGCGAGCAGAATTATACGGCTAACATGCAGGCGCGGGGACTGCGCAGTTCGAAATCTGGCTTGGTCGCGCTGTTATTGCCGGTGCACGATAATCGCTATTTTTCATCCATGGCGCAGACATTTGATTCGTATGTGCGCAACCGGGGCCAATGTCCAATCGTGGTCAGCACCTGCCGCGATCCGTATGAGGAACTACGAACCGTAGAGACGCTCATTTCCTATTCCGTTGATACATTATTGATTGCAGGGGCAACAGACCCGGATGGGATACATGGTCTTTGTGAGTCAGCTGGGCTTAAACACATAAATATCGATTTGCCGGGGCGTAGTGGCCCGTCCGTGATTACGGATAACTACGCAGGTGCAGTGGATTTGACCCGTTCAATTATTGACGGTTTTTCCGAAAGTAATCCTTTACAGGCATCAGAACTTTATATGTTTGGTGGGCGGGATGACCACAATAGTCGGGAACGCGAGCGTGGCTTTAAGGATGTGAAGACCGATTGTTTTGGCGCGCATGTGGACGAGTGCATCATCCCGACAGGCTATTCGCCGACAAATGCCCAAAAAGCGTTTGAAGAATTTTATCACCAGCATGGCAAATTGCCGCGCGGGCTTTTTGTAAACTCTACGATCAACTACGAAGGACTGTTGCGCTTTATGGCGCAGTATCCGGCGGAAACCTTCGCTGATCTTGTCGTTGGCTGTTTTGACTATGACCCGTTTGGATCTTTTTTACCGTTTCGCGTGACCATGATTCGACAGGATGTCGAGCAGATGATTGATCGTGCGTTTCAACTGATTGATAGCGGCCAAATGACACCGCATACTTATTTGATTCCGCCGCAATTTGTTGCCCCGCGCAACGCACTGACCGGACCATTGGATTCCATTCGGGACATGCCTTAA
- a CDS encoding DJ-1/PfpI family protein — MENPVNRRTFMTLAAATGVAATLPATFPITAGAQTPTPSPVATPDLHPGPMRQLPADAPTVAILVHPHMVALDLIGPMTVLNILRCKIHLVWKDLTPVPTELGISIPPTTTFADCPRDLDVLLVPGGTMGTIKYMNDPEVLEFLTDRGNHAKWLSAFCTGSITLAATGLLNGYKATGYWSLTRFLPLMGATHIDDRVVVDRNRITAAGATAGIDCALVIATKLKGEEAARRVALTLEYSPKPPFKNGTPAEAGPERTQTALDRRKGMDHQVEEQVLIAQKRLGL, encoded by the coding sequence ATGGAAAACCCGGTAAACCGCCGCACCTTTATGACACTTGCCGCCGCCACGGGGGTTGCCGCCACCCTGCCCGCAACCTTCCCGATCACGGCTGGCGCCCAGACGCCAACACCATCACCGGTCGCCACGCCAGACCTGCATCCCGGCCCCATGCGGCAATTACCGGCCGACGCCCCAACGGTTGCCATTCTGGTGCATCCCCACATGGTAGCACTTGATCTGATCGGCCCGATGACGGTTTTAAATATCCTGCGCTGTAAAATTCATCTGGTCTGGAAAGACTTGACCCCGGTTCCAACTGAACTGGGTATCAGTATTCCGCCTACAACGACCTTCGCCGATTGTCCCCGCGATCTTGATGTTTTGTTGGTACCCGGCGGCACCATGGGGACAATCAAATATATGAATGATCCCGAGGTCCTGGAATTCCTCACCGATCGGGGCAACCACGCAAAATGGCTTTCGGCCTTTTGCACCGGGTCCATCACACTGGCCGCAACCGGCCTTTTGAACGGGTATAAGGCAACCGGTTACTGGTCGCTAACAAGGTTTTTACCGCTTATGGGCGCAACGCATATTGATGACCGCGTTGTGGTAGATCGCAACCGTATTACCGCGGCTGGCGCCACAGCAGGCATTGATTGCGCCCTTGTCATCGCGACCAAACTCAAAGGCGAAGAAGCCGCCCGCCGGGTGGCGCTCACCCTCGAATACAGCCCCAAACCGCCCTTTAAAAACGGTACCCCCGCCGAAGCCGGCCCGGAACGCACCCAAACCGCCCTAGATCGCCGCAAGGGCATGGACCACCAGGTCGAAGAACAGGTGCTCATCGCCCAAAAACGTTTGGGGCTTTGA
- the katG gene encoding catalase/peroxidase HPI, translating to MDGKPTAGKCPVMHGGQTALGTTVMDWWPNALNFDILHQHDAKTSPFGQDFDYHEELKKLDVEALKNDLRKLMTESQDWWPADWGSYVGMFARVAWHAAGSYRLADGRGGGGTGNQRFAPLNSWPDNVNTDKGRRLLWPIKKKYGNKISWADLIILSGTIAYEVAGLKTFGFAFGRKDIWHPEKDIYWGAEKEWLAPSDGRYGDVAKPETMENPLAAVQMGLIYVNPEGVNGQPDPMKTAAQVRETFARMAMDDEETAALTAGGHTIGKSHGNGDAANLSAEPEAADVTAQGMGWMNTKGRGIGRDTVVSGIEGAWTKNPTQWDMGWFDLLFGYEWELTKSPAGAWQWKPIDIKEEDMPVDVEDPSIRCMPMMTDADMAMKVDPAYNAICQKFIKDPEYFSETFARAWFKLTHRDMGPKARYFGPDVPSEDLIWQDPVPSVDYTLSDSEIADLKAKLLNSGLTSAELINTAWDSARTYRGSDMRGGANGARIRLAPQKDWEGNEPERLAKVLKTLENIQAGLAKKVSLADLIVLGGTAAVEKAAQAAGVNVTVPFAPGRGDASDDMTDADSFDALEPLADGFRNWMKKDYVVSAEEMLLDRAQLLGLTAPEMTVLVGGMRALDINHGGSKHGVFTDRPGTLTNDFFVNLTDMANSWKPAGQNLYNIVDRKTGNTKWTATRVDLVFGSNSILRSYAEVYAQDDNLEKFVKDFVAAWTKVMNADRFDLA from the coding sequence ATGGACGGAAAACCAACAGCAGGAAAATGCCCGGTAATGCATGGCGGCCAGACCGCCCTGGGCACCACGGTCATGGACTGGTGGCCCAATGCGCTGAATTTCGACATTCTTCATCAGCATGACGCCAAGACCAGCCCGTTCGGTCAGGATTTTGACTATCACGAAGAACTTAAAAAACTTGACGTCGAGGCCCTGAAAAACGACCTCCGTAAGTTGATGACTGAAAGCCAGGATTGGTGGCCAGCCGACTGGGGCAGCTATGTTGGCATGTTTGCCCGTGTCGCCTGGCACGCAGCAGGGTCCTATCGCCTGGCCGATGGCCGTGGTGGTGGTGGTACCGGCAACCAGCGTTTCGCACCGCTCAATTCCTGGCCTGATAACGTCAATACCGACAAAGGCCGCCGTCTGCTCTGGCCGATCAAAAAGAAATACGGCAACAAAATTTCCTGGGCTGACCTGATCATTCTTTCGGGCACCATTGCCTATGAAGTTGCCGGTCTGAAAACCTTTGGTTTTGCCTTTGGCCGCAAGGATATCTGGCATCCGGAAAAGGATATTTACTGGGGTGCTGAAAAAGAATGGCTGGCACCAAGTGATGGCCGTTATGGCGATGTTGCCAAACCCGAAACCATGGAAAACCCGCTTGCCGCCGTGCAGATGGGCCTGATCTATGTGAACCCGGAAGGTGTTAACGGCCAGCCGGACCCGATGAAAACCGCCGCCCAGGTGCGTGAGACCTTTGCCCGTATGGCAATGGATGACGAAGAAACCGCAGCCCTGACCGCCGGCGGCCACACCATTGGCAAAAGTCACGGCAATGGCGATGCCGCCAATCTCAGCGCGGAACCCGAAGCAGCCGACGTCACCGCACAGGGCATGGGCTGGATGAACACCAAGGGTCGTGGCATTGGCCGTGATACCGTTGTTTCCGGCATTGAAGGTGCCTGGACCAAAAACCCGACCCAGTGGGATATGGGCTGGTTTGACCTGCTGTTTGGCTATGAATGGGAACTCACCAAAAGCCCGGCTGGCGCATGGCAGTGGAAGCCGATCGATATCAAGGAAGAAGACATGCCCGTCGACGTTGAAGACCCGTCGATCCGCTGCATGCCGATGATGACCGATGCCGACATGGCAATGAAGGTAGACCCGGCCTATAACGCCATCTGCCAGAAATTCATCAAGGACCCGGAATATTTCTCGGAAACCTTTGCCCGTGCATGGTTCAAACTGACCCACCGTGACATGGGACCGAAGGCCCGTTATTTCGGCCCGGATGTGCCAAGTGAAGACCTGATCTGGCAGGACCCGGTACCCAGCGTGGATTACACCCTGTCGGACAGCGAAATTGCCGATCTCAAGGCAAAATTGCTGAATTCCGGGCTAACCAGTGCCGAACTGATCAACACCGCCTGGGATAGTGCACGCACCTATCGTGGGTCGGACATGCGCGGTGGTGCCAATGGTGCCCGTATCCGCCTGGCGCCGCAAAAGGACTGGGAAGGCAACGAACCGGAACGTCTGGCAAAGGTTCTGAAGACCCTTGAAAATATCCAGGCTGGCCTTGCCAAGAAAGTTTCTCTCGCCGATCTGATCGTGCTTGGCGGTACTGCCGCGGTTGAAAAGGCCGCACAGGCGGCTGGCGTTAATGTCACCGTTCCGTTTGCACCGGGCCGTGGCGATGCCAGCGATGACATGACCGATGCCGACAGCTTCGACGCCCTCGAACCGCTGGCAGATGGCTTCCGTAACTGGATGAAAAAGGACTATGTCGTTTCAGCCGAAGAAATGCTGCTCGACCGTGCCCAGCTTCTCGGCCTGACCGCACCTGAAATGACGGTTCTGGTTGGCGGTATGCGTGCCCTTGACATCAACCATGGTGGCAGCAAGCATGGCGTCTTCACTGACCGTCCAGGTACGTTGACGAACGACTTCTTTGTTAATCTGACGGATATGGCCAATAGCTGGAAACCGGCGGGTCAAAACCTCTATAACATCGTCGATCGGAAGACCGGCAACACCAAATGGACAGCGACCCGCGTCGATCTGGTTTTCGGTTCCAACTCGATCCTGCGCTCCTATGCCGAAGTTTATGCCCAGGACGATAACCTTGAAAAATTCGTCAAGGATTTCGTCGCCGCCTGGACCAAGGTCATGAATGCAGACCGGTTTGATCTTGCCTGA
- a CDS encoding aspartate aminotransferase family protein has product MSTAKTDNPNLDPALWSAVSDHVMRYGPQFEKRIISRASGSYVYDLANDPILDFTSGQMSAVLGHSHPEIVKTVQDNISQLDHLFSGMLSRPVIELSRRLGSVTPGLEKVLLLSTGGESNEAAIRLAKIVTGKHEIVAFSKSWHGMTGAAAAATYSAARKGYGPVSVGSFAIPAPHAYRPRFTHADGSLDWQTELDDAFNLVDSQSTGNLAAFIAEPILSSGGIIDLPVGYLAALKKKCEERGMLLILDEAQTGMGRTGHMFAFERDGVTPDILTLSKTLGAGLPLSAVLTSTEIEQKAHDRGFIFLTTHVSDPLPAAVGLTVMDVIARENLIERAKTAGQRLRNGLEALKQRFDCIGDVRGRGLLLGLEIVTDRQSRIPDLAMGDRIGEEALARGLSMNIVKVPAMGAVFRIAPPLTISDDDIDRGLEIMAEAIAAAQR; this is encoded by the coding sequence ATGAGCACCGCGAAAACCGATAATCCCAATCTTGATCCCGCTTTGTGGTCGGCTGTTTCCGATCATGTCATGCGTTATGGCCCGCAATTTGAAAAACGCATCATCAGCCGTGCTTCGGGCAGCTATGTTTATGATCTGGCCAATGATCCGATCCTGGATTTCACCTCAGGGCAAATGAGCGCGGTTCTCGGCCACTCCCACCCTGAAATCGTTAAAACCGTTCAGGATAATATCAGTCAGCTTGACCATCTTTTCAGCGGCATGCTCTCGCGCCCCGTGATCGAGCTGTCGCGCCGTCTTGGCTCTGTCACGCCGGGCCTTGAAAAGGTATTGCTGCTTTCAACCGGGGGCGAGTCCAACGAGGCAGCCATCCGTCTGGCAAAGATCGTCACCGGCAAACACGAAATCGTTGCCTTTTCCAAAAGCTGGCACGGCATGACCGGTGCGGCTGCCGCTGCAACCTATAGTGCTGCGCGCAAGGGCTATGGCCCGGTTTCCGTCGGGTCTTTTGCCATTCCCGCCCCGCATGCCTATCGCCCGCGCTTTACCCATGCCGATGGCTCGCTGGACTGGCAAACCGAACTTGATGATGCCTTTAATTTGGTCGACAGCCAATCTACCGGCAATCTGGCGGCTTTCATTGCCGAACCCATCCTGTCATCGGGTGGCATCATTGATTTGCCGGTGGGTTATCTGGCCGCGCTCAAGAAGAAATGCGAAGAACGCGGTATGCTTCTAATCCTGGACGAGGCCCAGACGGGCATGGGCCGCACCGGCCACATGTTTGCCTTTGAACGGGATGGTGTCACACCCGATATTCTGACATTGTCAAAAACCCTTGGCGCGGGCCTGCCGCTTTCGGCTGTGCTGACCAGCACCGAAATCGAACAAAAAGCCCATGATCGTGGCTTTATTTTCCTGACCACCCATGTATCCGACCCTCTGCCTGCCGCTGTTGGCCTGACGGTGATGGATGTTATCGCGCGTGAAAACCTGATCGAACGGGCCAAAACTGCCGGCCAGCGGTTGCGAAACGGGCTTGAAGCCCTCAAGCAGCGATTTGACTGCATTGGCGATGTGCGCGGACGCGGACTATTGCTTGGGCTTGAAATCGTTACAGACCGGCAAAGCCGCATCCCTGACCTTGCCATGGGCGACCGGATTGGCGAAGAAGCACTCGCACGCGGGCTGAGCATGAATATCGTCAAGGTTCCGGCGATGGGGGCCGTCTTCCGCATCGCCCCGCCCCTGACCATTTCGGATGATGATATCGACCGTGGCCTTGAAATCATGGCTGAGGCCATTGCCGCAGCTCAACGCTGA
- a CDS encoding LysR family transcriptional regulator, with translation MLDLEIFLLRSFVAVSRAGSISEAAQQIGRTQSAVSMQMQRLEDAVGQPVLRRTGAGVELTAAGIRMLSYAERILGAHDEAVAAISGTALHGAISIGCPEDYMTAFFPGLLRRFASLHGGIEIEVVCAGTVELRRLLQRRQIDLALLSVPEDADRAQIIRPESFVWVGNSPEPAIIGREVLPLALSAPGTLDHEAAIGAMDRVGRAYRIAFASNSLAGLLAVTRSGEAISVVTRAAVPPDLFVLQENLPALPDIGITLAYAALKPPPIVETFGEFIKSYLSDI, from the coding sequence ATGCTTGATCTTGAAATTTTCCTGCTGCGCAGCTTTGTCGCGGTTTCCCGTGCCGGATCGATCAGTGAAGCCGCCCAGCAAATTGGGCGGACACAATCCGCCGTAAGCATGCAAATGCAACGGCTGGAGGATGCGGTTGGCCAGCCGGTTTTGCGCCGCACCGGGGCAGGGGTGGAGCTGACGGCAGCGGGTATTCGCATGTTATCCTATGCCGAACGCATTTTGGGGGCGCATGACGAGGCCGTTGCCGCCATTTCGGGAACGGCCCTGCATGGGGCGATCAGCATCGGTTGCCCGGAAGATTACATGACGGCGTTTTTCCCTGGTTTGCTGCGCCGGTTTGCCAGCCTGCATGGCGGGATCGAAATTGAAGTGGTGTGCGCTGGCACGGTGGAATTGCGGCGCCTTTTGCAACGCCGTCAAATTGACCTTGCCCTGTTATCCGTGCCCGAAGATGCCGACCGGGCGCAAATCATTCGCCCTGAATCATTCGTCTGGGTGGGCAACAGCCCGGAACCGGCCATTATCGGGCGCGAGGTTTTGCCCCTTGCACTATCAGCCCCCGGTACGCTGGACCATGAAGCCGCCATTGGCGCGATGGACCGTGTCGGGCGGGCCTATCGTATTGCCTTTGCCAGTAACAGTCTGGCGGGCCTGTTGGCCGTAACCCGGTCGGGCGAGGCGATAAGCGTTGTTACCCGTGCTGCCGTGCCACCGGACCTTTTTGTTTTGCAGGAAAACCTGCCTGCCTTGCCCGATATCGGCATTACCCTGGCCTATGCCGCCTTGAAGCCGCCGCCCATTGTTGAAACATTCGGTGAATTCATAAAATCATATTTATCAGATATTTAA
- a CDS encoding LysR substrate-binding domain-containing protein yields MKYRQVEAFHALMISGSTVRAAEIMGITQPAVSRLIADLEHSVRFTLFDRIRGRLVATPEARLFFREVDESFRGLDRLRAAAAGIRDYGEGTLRIGCFAAGSVSLVPAAIRAFRAKHPDIRLTFHVKSSADIRNGIVDGQYDIGLAADEIDNSGIDSQVFCSYAGVIAMPKDHPLAGHKVITPTDLADIALLGLVAEDRARQRLDALLGAEGINPNYALETPNSATICALAEDGNAVGLVNPMVTGHYAGRNVVFRPFEPNVIFRSLLLYPANVQKSRLIREFSGILLAQR; encoded by the coding sequence ATGAAATACCGGCAGGTCGAAGCGTTTCACGCCCTGATGATTTCTGGATCAACGGTGCGGGCCGCCGAAATTATGGGCATTACCCAGCCCGCCGTATCCCGCCTGATTGCCGATCTGGAACATTCGGTGCGCTTTACCCTGTTTGACCGTATCCGCGGTCGGCTGGTTGCCACGCCCGAGGCCCGCCTGTTTTTTCGCGAGGTTGATGAAAGCTTTCGCGGGCTGGACCGCCTGCGTGCAGCCGCAGCTGGCATTCGCGATTATGGCGAGGGAACATTGCGCATTGGCTGTTTTGCCGCGGGCAGCGTTAGTCTGGTTCCCGCCGCGATCCGCGCCTTTCGGGCCAAACACCCCGATATCCGCCTGACATTCCACGTCAAATCATCGGCCGATATTCGTAATGGTATTGTGGACGGGCAATATGATATCGGCCTTGCCGCCGATGAAATTGATAATTCCGGCATCGATAGCCAGGTATTTTGCAGCTATGCCGGTGTTATCGCCATGCCAAAGGACCATCCCCTTGCAGGTCACAAGGTAATTACCCCAACGGACCTTGCCGATATTGCCCTGCTGGGGCTGGTCGCCGAAGACCGCGCCCGCCAGCGCCTTGATGCGTTATTGGGGGCCGAGGGTATAAACCCCAACTATGCGCTGGAAACGCCAAATTCCGCCACCATCTGCGCACTTGCCGAAGATGGCAATGCCGTGGGCCTCGTCAATCCAATGGTGACAGGGCATTATGCCGGGCGCAATGTGGTGTTTCGCCCGTTTGAACCCAATGTCATTTTCCGCTCGCTGCTGCTTTATCCGGCCAATGTTCAAAAATCACGCTTGATCCGCGAATTTAGCGGTATTTTGCTTGCTCAGCGTTAA